One genomic window of Rissa tridactyla isolate bRisTri1 unplaced genomic scaffold, bRisTri1.patW.cur.20221130 scaffold_29, whole genome shotgun sequence includes the following:
- the LOC128903351 gene encoding olfactory receptor 14J1-like has product MSNSSSITQFLLLAFADTRELQLLHFGLFLGIYLAALLGNGLIITAIACDHRLHTPMYFFLLNLSVLDLGSISATLPKSMANSLLGTRAISYKGCVTQVFFFFFCTVAEFYLLTVMSYDRYVAICKPLHYGTLLGSRACVHMAAAAWGSGFLHALLHTANTFSLPLCQGNALDQFFCEIPQILKLSCSHSYLREVGLLVVSVCFGFGCFVFIVLSYVQIFRAVLRIPSEQGRHKAFSTCLPHLAVVSLFVSTAVFAYLKPPSISSPSLDVVVAVLYSVVPPAVNPLIYSMRNQELKDALWKLM; this is encoded by the coding sequence atgtccaacagcagctccatcacccagttcctcctcctggcattcgcagacacacgggagctgcagctcttgcacttcgggctcttcctgggcatctacctggctgccctcctgggcaacggcctcatcatcaccgccatcgcctgtgaccaccgcctccacacccccatgtacttcttcctcctcaacctctctgttctcgacctgggctccatctctgctactcttcccaaatccatggccaattccctcttgggtaccagggccatttcctacaaaggatgtgttacacaggtcttttttttctttttctgtactgtagcagagttttatcttctcactgtcatgtcctatgaccgctacgtggccatctgcaaacccctgcactacgggaccctcctgggcagcagagcttgtgtccacatggcagcagctgcctggggcagtgggtttctccatgctctcctgcacacggccaatacattttccctgcccctctgccagggcaatgccctggaccagttcttctgtgaaatcccccagatcctcaagctctcctgctcacactcctacctcagggaagttgggcttcttgtggtcagtgtgtgttttggcttcgggtgctttgttttcatcgtgctgtcctacgtgcagatcttcagggccgtgctgaggatcccctctgagcagggacggcacaaagccttttccacgtgcctccctcacctggccgtggtctccctgtttgtcagcactgccgtgtttgcctacctgaagcccccctccatctcctccccatccctggatgtggtggtggctgtgctgtactcggtggtgcctccagccgtgaaccccctcatctacagcatgaggaaccaggagctcaaggatgccctctggaaattaatg